A genome region from Mycolicibacterium litorale includes the following:
- the mbp1 gene encoding microaggregate-binding protein 1 has protein sequence MADDNSGNTGPEEAVKGAVEGVKGKVKEVTGAVLGRDDLYREGQAQQDKADAQRDAAKKEAEAEAARGSAKVAEERQKSEQTGH, from the coding sequence ATGGCCGACGACAACAGCGGTAACACCGGACCCGAGGAAGCCGTCAAGGGTGCGGTCGAAGGGGTGAAGGGCAAGGTCAAGGAGGTCACCGGTGCCGTGCTGGGCCGCGACGACCTCTACCGAGAGGGCCAGGCGCAGCAGGACAAGGCCGACGCCCAGCGCGACGCCGCCAAGAAGGAAGCCGAAGCCGAGGCCGCCCGCGGTTCGGCGAAGGTCGCCGAGGAGCGGCAGAAGTCCGAGCAGACCGGACACTGA
- a CDS encoding AMP-binding protein: MLLHDLVASAAAAHPERPAVIGPDAVVTSFARFDQQIRSVAAWVAAHSAPGDRIAVVADNSTAYARLYYAVPRAGRILTLINQRLRAAEQYAQLAATSPTVVVGDPGYLDRLTDLRSEVPSVQQVMAADAAELTAAPAGSAAASPAPDDPAWLLFTSGSTGTPKGVVHTHRSVLAAVQGSVVGRAVTPGGVYLLPFPMCHIAGYNMLVQHAVGATVVLAAQFRPDAIARTIDEHRVTACSLAPTMLHALLGHLQSTGGALPTLRSIAYGSAAIPADLLRTALDRLDCDFHQGYGMTETGGNVAFLGPGDHRRGLAGRQELLASAGLPHPEVEVRIAASGEIEVRGAQVAAGYWPDRPPVDDDGWLATGDVGRMDPDGRLYVIDRRKDIVVTGGENVSSREVEDVLVDHPDVEQAAVVGVPDEYWGEAVCAVVVRATGRHPTQTALIDHVRARLTAFKRPRHVLFVEALPLTTNGKVDKNAVRRRAREAFGA; this comes from the coding sequence GTGCTGCTGCACGATCTGGTGGCATCGGCCGCCGCTGCGCATCCGGAGCGTCCCGCCGTGATCGGACCGGATGCTGTGGTGACGTCGTTCGCCCGGTTCGACCAGCAGATCCGGTCGGTCGCCGCGTGGGTCGCGGCTCACAGCGCACCCGGTGACCGCATCGCCGTCGTCGCCGACAACAGCACCGCCTACGCCCGCCTGTACTACGCGGTGCCGCGCGCCGGCCGGATCCTCACGCTGATCAACCAGCGGCTGCGGGCCGCCGAGCAGTACGCACAGTTGGCCGCGACCAGCCCGACCGTCGTCGTCGGCGACCCCGGCTACCTCGACCGGTTGACCGACCTGCGCTCCGAGGTGCCGTCGGTGCAACAGGTCATGGCGGCAGATGCGGCGGAACTGACCGCCGCGCCCGCCGGATCCGCTGCTGCCTCACCCGCCCCGGACGACCCGGCGTGGCTGCTGTTCACCAGCGGATCGACCGGCACTCCCAAAGGTGTTGTGCACACCCATCGTTCGGTACTGGCCGCGGTGCAGGGGTCGGTCGTCGGACGCGCCGTCACGCCGGGCGGGGTGTACCTGCTGCCGTTCCCCATGTGTCACATCGCCGGGTACAACATGCTGGTGCAGCACGCCGTCGGCGCCACCGTGGTGCTGGCTGCACAGTTCCGGCCCGACGCCATAGCGCGAACGATCGACGAGCACAGGGTGACCGCCTGCTCGTTGGCCCCCACCATGCTGCACGCCCTGCTCGGCCACCTGCAGTCGACGGGTGGGGCGCTGCCGACGCTCCGCTCGATCGCCTACGGCTCCGCCGCGATTCCCGCGGATCTGCTTCGCACCGCACTGGATCGGCTGGACTGCGACTTCCATCAGGGTTACGGCATGACCGAGACCGGGGGGAACGTCGCCTTCCTCGGACCCGGTGATCACCGCCGCGGCCTCGCGGGGCGTCAGGAGCTGCTGGCCAGCGCGGGCCTACCTCATCCGGAAGTCGAGGTGCGGATCGCGGCGTCCGGGGAGATCGAGGTGCGCGGCGCGCAGGTCGCCGCCGGCTACTGGCCCGACCGGCCGCCGGTGGACGACGACGGGTGGCTGGCCACCGGAGACGTCGGCCGGATGGATCCCGACGGCAGGCTGTACGTGATCGACCGCCGCAAGGACATCGTGGTCACCGGCGGAGAGAACGTGTCCTCACGCGAAGTCGAGGACGTCCTCGTCGATCATCCGGACGTGGAACAGGCCGCGGTGGTCGGTGTTCCCGACGAGTACTGGGGCGAGGCCGTCTGCGCGGTCGTGGTGCGCGCCACCGGCAGGCACCCCACGCAGACGGCCCTCATCGACCACGTGCGGGCGCGACTCACCGCGTTCAAGCGACCCCGCCACGTGCTGTTCGTCGAGGCGCTGCCGCTGACGACGAACGGGAAGGTCGACAAGAACGCGGTCCGTCGCCGGGCCCGCGAAGCGTTCGGAGCCTGA
- a CDS encoding PP2C family protein-serine/threonine phosphatase, which yields MTPPDSADPAPNHTVEDLYQQAPCGHLATGPDRRILSVNQTLAGWLGRSVEELIGTPFTDLLTAGGRIHFETHFAPLLHLSGEIRGVTVDLVTADGDRLPALIAANVKTDASGTPTIIRLALQDASDRRAYEQELLAERRRAEQERARATALARTLKQSLLPPALSPPAGLEASAHLHAASHDEVGGDFYDLFALGHDRSAFFLGDVCGKGINAATVASLARYTLRAAAVFDDDPVAVLHNLDTVLINEYGADRSHFCTVVFGLLIRHGDGFDVHLASGGHPPALLLSADGGVRKVSTEGGQAVGIFSNARFASARVHLGAGDTLVMYTDGVTEARIGRGAERYDDHDALMELARAHAPSTATEIVGTLRNLLAELGAGVEDDAAVLALGVPR from the coding sequence GTGACGCCACCCGACAGTGCCGATCCGGCACCGAACCACACCGTCGAGGACCTGTACCAGCAGGCGCCGTGCGGTCACCTCGCCACAGGGCCCGACCGGCGGATCCTGTCGGTGAACCAGACGCTGGCCGGCTGGCTGGGCAGGTCTGTCGAGGAGTTGATCGGCACACCGTTCACCGACCTGCTGACCGCCGGCGGCCGGATTCACTTCGAGACGCACTTCGCACCCCTGCTGCATCTCTCGGGCGAGATCCGCGGTGTCACAGTCGATCTGGTCACCGCGGACGGTGACCGGCTGCCCGCGCTGATCGCGGCCAACGTCAAGACCGACGCTTCGGGAACGCCGACGATCATCCGCCTCGCGCTGCAGGACGCCAGCGACCGGCGGGCCTACGAGCAGGAGCTCCTGGCCGAGCGGCGGCGTGCCGAGCAGGAGCGGGCCAGGGCGACCGCACTGGCGCGCACGCTCAAGCAGTCGTTGCTCCCGCCGGCCCTGTCCCCGCCGGCCGGTCTGGAGGCCTCCGCGCACCTGCACGCGGCGTCGCACGACGAAGTCGGCGGCGACTTCTACGACCTGTTCGCGCTCGGACACGACCGGTCGGCGTTCTTCCTCGGAGATGTCTGCGGCAAGGGCATCAACGCGGCGACCGTGGCCTCGCTCGCTCGTTACACGCTGCGGGCTGCGGCGGTGTTCGACGACGATCCGGTGGCGGTGCTGCACAACCTGGACACGGTGCTGATCAACGAGTACGGCGCGGACCGTTCGCACTTCTGCACGGTGGTGTTCGGCCTGCTGATCCGCCACGGGGACGGCTTCGACGTGCACCTGGCAAGCGGTGGCCACCCGCCGGCGCTGCTGCTGAGCGCCGACGGCGGCGTCCGCAAGGTCAGCACCGAAGGAGGCCAGGCCGTCGGCATCTTCAGCAACGCCCGGTTCGCGTCGGCCCGGGTGCACCTCGGGGCCGGTGACACCCTGGTCATGTACACCGACGGGGTCACCGAGGCCCGCATCGGCCGCGGCGCCGAGCGTTACGACGACCACGATGCGCTGATGGAACTGGCTCGGGCGCATGCACCTTCGACCGCGACCGAGATCGTCGGCACCCTGCGGAACCTGTTGGCCGAACTGGGCGCCGGCGTGGAGGACGACGCCGCGGTGCTGGCGCTCGGAGTGCCACGCTAG
- a CDS encoding alpha/beta fold hydrolase, giving the protein MDVRSRNNVRIVGAEQGPTIVLAHGFGCDQNLWRKVTARLSPDFRVVLFDHVGSGSSDPAAWDAGRYSSLQGYADDVLDLLRELDLTDVVFVGHSVAAMMGVLAVGADPTRIAKLVLLTPSPCYVDDADYRGGFSRADIDELLDSMESNYLGWSRAMAPTIMGAPGQPELSEELAESFCRTDPGRAQVFARATFLSDNRADLAGVHVPTLVIECAYDVIAPRGVGAFVHDHIPGSALLTLETTGHCPHLSAPEETAEAIAVFARST; this is encoded by the coding sequence ATGGATGTGCGCTCCCGGAACAACGTCCGGATCGTGGGGGCCGAGCAGGGACCGACGATCGTGCTCGCCCACGGTTTCGGCTGCGACCAGAATCTGTGGCGAAAGGTGACCGCTCGCCTGTCGCCCGACTTTCGCGTCGTCCTGTTCGACCATGTGGGTTCGGGTAGCTCGGATCCGGCGGCCTGGGACGCCGGCCGCTACTCGTCGCTCCAGGGCTACGCCGACGACGTCCTTGACCTGCTCCGTGAGCTCGACCTGACCGACGTGGTGTTCGTCGGGCACTCGGTCGCCGCGATGATGGGAGTGCTCGCCGTGGGCGCCGACCCCACCCGGATCGCGAAGCTGGTGCTGCTCACGCCGTCACCGTGTTACGTCGACGACGCCGACTACCGCGGCGGCTTCTCGCGGGCGGACATCGACGAACTCCTCGACTCGATGGAGAGCAACTATCTCGGCTGGTCGCGCGCGATGGCGCCGACCATCATGGGCGCGCCGGGTCAGCCCGAACTGTCGGAGGAGCTGGCCGAGAGTTTCTGCCGTACCGACCCGGGCCGGGCGCAGGTGTTCGCCCGGGCGACGTTCCTGTCGGACAACCGTGCCGACCTCGCCGGCGTGCACGTACCCACCCTGGTCATCGAATGCGCGTATGACGTCATCGCCCCGCGCGGGGTGGGCGCGTTCGTTCACGACCACATCCCCGGCAGCGCACTGCTGACCCTCGAGACCACCGGCCACTGTCCCCATCTGAGCGCCCCGGAGGAGACGGCCGAGGCGATCGCCGTGTTCGCCCGGTCGACGTGA